One genomic segment of Gottschalkia acidurici 9a includes these proteins:
- a CDS encoding uracil-DNA glycosylase, with protein MAANLQNDWNELLKDEFEKDYYLKLRSFLINEYKTKTIYPDMYNIFNALHFTSYKDTKVVILGQDPYHGPNQAHGLSFSVNPKVKIPPSLVNIYKELQSDLGCYIPNNGYLKKWADQGILLLNTSLTVRGGEANSHRKIGWEIFTDEIIRVLNDREDPIVFILWGNNAISKEKLIINKNHFIIKSVHPSPLSASRGFFGSKPFSKTNDFLRSIGKDPIDWQIENIDK; from the coding sequence ATGGCAGCAAATTTACAAAATGATTGGAATGAACTTTTAAAGGATGAGTTCGAAAAAGATTATTATCTAAAATTAAGAAGTTTTTTAATTAATGAATATAAAACGAAAACAATATATCCAGACATGTATAATATATTTAATGCACTACATTTTACTTCATATAAAGATACAAAAGTAGTAATTTTGGGTCAGGATCCTTATCATGGACCTAATCAAGCTCATGGTTTAAGTTTTTCAGTAAACCCGAAGGTAAAAATACCGCCTTCACTAGTTAACATATATAAAGAACTACAAAGTGATTTAGGTTGCTACATACCAAATAACGGATATCTAAAGAAGTGGGCAGATCAAGGTATTCTTCTTTTGAACACGTCATTGACTGTTAGAGGTGGAGAGGCGAATTCACATAGGAAGATAGGATGGGAGATATTTACCGATGAAATAATAAGGGTTTTAAATGATAGAGAGGATCCTATAGTATTCATTCTTTGGGGAAATAATGCTATAAGTAAAGAAAAATTAATAATTAACAAGAATCATTTTATAATAAAGTCAGTGCATCCTAGTCCACTATCAGCTAGTAGAGGATTCTTTGGATCAAAACCATTTTCTAAGACTAATGACTTTTTAAGATCTATAGGAAAAGATCCAATTGATTGGCAGATAGAAAATATAGATAAATAA
- a CDS encoding M56 family metallopeptidase, translating into MNILEKSLLWTLYSSFIATIMVLLILVIKKLFKNYITPRFQNMLWFLIIIRLLIPTSIGNPSDLINIVSENYKNIVNYGKSDLTQTILNSSDSTYSLENVSEEYLNDSVSNLNNADNEKSFERFKEENSLKSNFLNLKKIIYEFKDKEKASIKKVIMISSYLWIIGVIIMTIFTLLSILKFKKITNDFLRVSDTQIRSMLEVSKEKLGLKKDILVYCSDRFNIPFIYGILKPKIYIPRDILNMNNSKELFYIILHELTHYKRKDILYNLLSIIALSIHWFNPIIWIVMKKIKEDRELACDSCVLEVLEEHESIQYGMTILSLSKIFSSSGNKESFNLHFYEDNTQIERRIMMIKKFKEGSYKMSITSITTVILLSLVTIVSADGSKLISNVDKSISQINKDKDDTDFKLYSSDDSLVFSTLDRLKDFVNFEFKVPNYLPSGYKPATLTLEKEKEYIANFDFIKYSTDYLKYPNDTPLRSNSYIKLLVSKENIKEYLMNKNKSYENDLDKVDVNFEEEHMTISSIGGSVITIKKNTISDGNRMQVMDMKTGQMIDRQVYSQPKEIRSVEKYFIWNSKDIWYGIRYYNKIDDINMSYFKEEEISKDDMNQIIMSFKYSDDVYWKNHISESSNDKSPYFLNSNLIIYDKKDLEEAERLLGFKPKLPLKLHGDFVPSLSRVEPLTNSTIETSRNISTYYEQRQQNDNTILSPRITFDQRKNTNKYILSDEEKSNESSIMIEGKKVLMYEFDQNRDIIKTYIWNEEDILYRVVFVGQIDKQKEIVKTFMN; encoded by the coding sequence ATGAATATACTTGAAAAATCTTTATTGTGGACTTTGTATTCTTCATTCATTGCTACTATTATGGTGTTACTTATACTAGTGATAAAAAAACTATTCAAAAATTACATTACTCCTAGATTTCAAAATATGTTATGGTTTCTGATAATAATAAGACTTTTGATTCCCACTTCTATTGGAAATCCTTCAGACTTAATAAATATTGTATCAGAAAACTATAAGAACATAGTGAATTATGGAAAGTCAGATTTGACTCAAACTATTTTAAATTCTTCAGACTCTACTTATAGTTTAGAGAATGTATCTGAAGAATATTTAAATGATAGTGTATCTAATTTAAATAATGCAGATAATGAAAAAAGTTTTGAAAGATTTAAAGAAGAAAATTCTTTAAAAAGTAATTTTTTAAATTTAAAGAAGATAATATACGAGTTTAAGGATAAAGAAAAAGCTTCGATAAAAAAGGTTATAATGATATCTTCATACCTATGGATTATTGGAGTTATTATTATGACTATCTTTACACTTTTATCTATCTTAAAGTTCAAGAAAATTACAAACGATTTTTTAAGAGTTAGTGATACACAAATTAGATCTATGTTAGAAGTATCTAAAGAAAAACTAGGATTAAAAAAAGATATTTTAGTTTATTGTAGTGACAGATTTAATATCCCATTTATATATGGAATTTTAAAACCTAAGATTTATATTCCAAGGGATATTCTAAATATGAATAATAGTAAAGAATTATTTTACATTATTTTACATGAGCTCACTCATTATAAGAGGAAGGATATATTATACAACTTACTTTCTATAATAGCTCTATCTATTCATTGGTTTAATCCCATTATATGGATTGTAATGAAAAAAATAAAAGAGGATAGAGAATTAGCATGTGATAGTTGTGTTTTAGAGGTTCTTGAAGAGCATGAATCTATACAATATGGAATGACTATATTAAGTCTTTCTAAGATCTTCTCAAGTAGTGGGAATAAAGAAAGCTTCAACTTACATTTTTATGAAGATAATACTCAAATTGAAAGGAGGATCATGATGATCAAGAAATTTAAAGAAGGATCATATAAAATGTCTATTACAAGTATTACAACTGTAATATTACTTAGTTTAGTTACAATAGTAAGTGCCGATGGCAGCAAACTTATTTCTAATGTAGATAAATCTATAAGTCAAATTAATAAAGACAAAGATGATACAGATTTTAAGCTATACTCCTCCGATGATTCACTTGTATTTAGTACTTTAGATAGATTAAAAGATTTTGTGAACTTCGAGTTTAAGGTTCCTAATTATCTACCATCAGGATATAAGCCGGCTACTTTAACACTGGAGAAAGAGAAAGAATATATAGCGAACTTTGACTTTATTAAATACTCCACAGATTATCTGAAATATCCTAATGATACACCATTGAGATCAAATAGTTATATCAAACTTTTAGTTTCTAAAGAAAATATCAAAGAATATCTTATGAACAAAAATAAAAGTTATGAGAATGATCTTGATAAGGTAGATGTAAATTTCGAGGAAGAACATATGACTATTTCTAGCATAGGGGGTAGTGTCATTACCATAAAAAAGAATACAATCTCGGATGGAAATAGAATGCAAGTGATGGATATGAAGACTGGTCAAATGATAGATAGACAAGTATACTCACAACCTAAGGAAATTAGAAGTGTAGAAAAATATTTCATATGGAATAGCAAAGATATATGGTATGGAATTAGATATTACAATAAGATTGATGATATTAATATGTCTTATTTTAAAGAAGAAGAAATTTCTAAAGATGATATGAATCAAATAATAATGTCATTTAAGTATTCTGATGATGTATATTGGAAAAATCATATATCTGAATCTTCTAATGATAAATCTCCATACTTTCTAAATAGCAATTTAATTATATATGATAAAAAGGACTTGGAAGAAGCTGAAAGACTTCTTGGGTTTAAACCTAAACTTCCTTTAAAGTTACATGGCGACTTCGTTCCTAGCTTATCAAGAGTAGAGCCTTTGACTAATAGTACAATTGAGACAAGTAGAAATATTTCTACATATTATGAACAGCGTCAACAAAACGATAATACGATCTTATCACCACGTATA
- a CDS encoding BlaI/MecI/CopY family transcriptional regulator: MSNSSKISEAELEVMKLLWNTSPLSSSEIISSLSDKMDWSSQTIKTFINRLLNKKVISFEKSGRSYLYYPLISYDEYVKSENKSFLEKVYDGAIGMLFSKFLEEEKLSEKEIEKLQKILEEKKNELEE; this comes from the coding sequence ATGAGTAACAGTTCTAAAATATCAGAGGCAGAATTAGAAGTTATGAAACTTCTATGGAATACAAGCCCTTTATCTTCTAGTGAGATTATATCTTCTTTATCAGATAAGATGGATTGGTCAAGTCAGACAATAAAGACTTTTATAAATAGGCTTTTAAATAAGAAGGTAATATCATTTGAGAAATCAGGTAGAAGTTATCTATACTATCCTTTAATTTCTTATGATGAGTACGTGAAATCAGAAAATAAATCTTTTCTTGAAAAAGTTTATGACGGTGCTATCGGCATGCTATTTTCAAAATTTCTAGAAGAGGAGAAGCTGTCAGAAAAAGAAATTGAAAAACTTCAAAAGATTTTAGAAGAAAAGAAAAATGAATTAGAAGAATAG